A window from Dysidea avara chromosome 2, odDysAvar1.4, whole genome shotgun sequence encodes these proteins:
- the LOC136247649 gene encoding uncharacterized protein: protein MLVMWVCLLITMLSQYNDIHDNKLAGVWIKNYASPIFHSNTIHHGKDVGFFIFQDGQGILEDNDIHTNRIAGIEIKQDANPIVMKCRIHHGCTGGVYIHDRVSCVSLSPTNDDMESELRHHCAYNIPVAAILRCDAMKIAPLYIKLMKDKSLTTLEGLIEHLPQAVLEFANAANLSVTTKLSRKTTFMEEDQKKEQEEKLLLLAEEQEAKEPDNSSKGKQSATSKDKQKNPPTKRFTCIATVFNIDSNFRIKVSSQVLVT, encoded by the exons ATGCTAGTAATGTGGGTGTGTTTGTTGATAACCATGCTAAG CCAATATAATGATATCCATGACAACAAACTAGCTGGAGTATGGATTAAGAACTATGCTAGTCCAATATTCCATAGTAATACCATACATCACGGCAAAGATGTTGGGTTCTTTATATTCCAAGATGGACAG GGCATACTAGAAGACAATGACATCCACACAAACAGGATAGCTGGTATAGAGATCAAACAAGATGCTAATCCAATAGTGATGAAGTGTAGGATCCATCATGGTTGTACTGGTGGAGTGTATATACATGATAGG gtGTCATGTGTATCATTATCACCAACTAATGATGACATGGAGTCTGAACTGAGACATCACTGTGCCTATAACATACCT GTAGCAGCAATTCTCCGTTGTGATGCTATGAAGATTGCTCCACTTTATATCAAGTTGATGAAGGATAAGTCACTGACTACACTAGAAGGACTGATTGAACATCTTCCACAAGCTGTGCTTGAGTTTGCTAATGCAGCCAATTTGTCTGTAACTACAAAg TTATCACGTAAGACAACATTTATGGAGGAGGATCAGAAGAAAGAACAAGAGGAGAAATTATTACTCTTAGCA GAGGAACAAGAAGCAAAGGAACCAGATAACTCATCGAAGGGTAAACAATCTGCCACTAGTAAGGACAAACAGAAAAATCCTCCTACCAAACGTTTCACAT